The Mobula hypostoma chromosome 22, sMobHyp1.1, whole genome shotgun sequence genome includes a region encoding these proteins:
- the tmem100a gene encoding transmembrane protein 100: MIEEAVKEMPGLPVLPSIPDKGSDCPPPAADQLLGRQGQLTAATGGAELSCSKCTVPFGLVILITGMVVTAVAYSFNSHGSVISVFGLVLLALGFLLVISSAVCWRVRQCRKRARRRESQTALMTSREMII; encoded by the coding sequence ATGATAGAGGAAGCGGTGAAGGAGATGCCGGGGCTACCGGTGCTTCCCAGCATCCCGGATAAAGGATCTGACTGTCCGCCCCCCGCGGCCGATCAACTCCTGGGCCGCCAGGGCCAGCTGACGGCAGCCACCGGTGGGGCCGAACTGTCCTGCTCCAAGTGCACTGTGCCCTTTGGCCTGGTCATTCTCATTACTGGCATGGTGGTTACTGCTGTTGCCTACAGTTTCAACTCGCATGGTTCAGTCATCTCGGTGTTTGGGCTTGTCCTGCTGGCACTGGGATTCCTCCTGGTGATCTCCAGTGCAGTGTGCTGGAGAGTAAGACAGTGCAGAAAGCGAGCCAGGAGGAGGGAAAGTCAGACTGCACTAATGACCAGCAGAGAAATGATCATCTAG